A single region of the Streptomyces sp. ITFR-16 genome encodes:
- a CDS encoding family 10 glycosylhydrolase, with the protein MRRMTRRGFVTGAAGTVAGVTASATVAGDAVAGPRSAAARPAPGGASRDVVRRELRGMWVATVGNLDWPSEPGLSAAAQRAGLIAYLDEAVERRLNTVILQVRPSADALWPSPYEPWAQCLTGVQGKDPGWDPLGTAVREAHDRGLELHAWFNPYRVANHTDPSRLAASHPARLHPGWVLPYGGKLYYDPGLPEVRAFVQDAMLDAVRRYDIDAVHWDDYFYPYPVAGQTFADDATYAKHGAGFPDKAAWRRANTDRLVRETAERIKAVKPGVRFGISPFGVWRNASADPLGSRTAAGVQTYDDLHADTRGWIKKGWIDYICPQIYWNIGFTAADYAVLLPWWDEVVRGTGVDLFVGEALYKAGDPAQPAAWQDPAELSRHIDLAAGYDQVRGHAFFSGKAVVADRVGAMERVVADHYRTRARPPR; encoded by the coding sequence ATGCGGCGAATGACCCGAAGGGGCTTTGTGACGGGAGCGGCCGGGACGGTCGCGGGGGTGACCGCGTCGGCCACCGTGGCCGGTGACGCGGTCGCCGGACCCCGGAGCGCGGCGGCCCGCCCGGCCCCCGGGGGCGCCTCGCGCGATGTGGTGCGGCGCGAGCTGCGCGGCATGTGGGTGGCGACCGTCGGCAATCTCGACTGGCCGTCGGAGCCGGGCCTGTCCGCCGCCGCCCAGCGGGCCGGGCTGATCGCGTACCTCGACGAGGCGGTGGAGCGGCGGCTGAACACCGTGATCCTCCAGGTCCGCCCGTCCGCCGACGCGCTGTGGCCCTCGCCGTACGAGCCGTGGGCCCAGTGCCTCACCGGCGTCCAGGGCAAGGACCCCGGCTGGGACCCGCTGGGCACGGCCGTGCGGGAGGCGCACGACCGGGGGCTGGAGCTGCACGCCTGGTTCAACCCGTACCGGGTCGCCAACCACACCGACCCCTCCCGGCTGGCCGCCTCCCATCCCGCGCGGCTCCACCCCGGCTGGGTGCTGCCCTACGGCGGGAAGCTCTACTACGACCCGGGGCTGCCCGAGGTCCGCGCCTTCGTCCAGGACGCGATGCTCGACGCGGTGCGCCGCTACGACATCGACGCCGTCCACTGGGACGACTACTTCTACCCGTATCCCGTCGCGGGACAGACCTTCGCGGACGACGCCACCTACGCGAAGCACGGGGCGGGCTTCCCCGACAAGGCCGCCTGGCGCCGCGCCAACACCGACAGGCTGGTCCGCGAGACCGCCGAGCGCATCAAGGCGGTCAAGCCCGGGGTCCGCTTCGGCATCAGCCCCTTCGGCGTGTGGCGCAACGCCTCCGCGGACCCGCTCGGCTCACGGACCGCGGCGGGGGTGCAGACGTACGACGACCTCCACGCGGACACCCGCGGCTGGATCAAGAAGGGGTGGATCGACTACATCTGCCCGCAGATCTACTGGAACATCGGCTTCACCGCCGCCGACTACGCCGTGCTGCTGCCCTGGTGGGACGAGGTGGTACGGGGCACGGGCGTCGACCTCTTCGTCGGCGAGGCCCTCTACAAGGCCGGCGACCCGGCCCAGCCCGCCGCCTGGCAGGACCCGGCGGAACTCTCCCGGCACATCGACCTCGCCGCCGGATACGACCAGGTCCGCGGCCATGCCTTCTTCTCCGGGAAGGCGGTGGTCGCGGACCGGGTGGGCGCGATGGAGCGGGTGGTGGCCGACCACTACCGGACGCGGGCCCGGCCACCCCGCTGA
- a CDS encoding 3-hydroxybutyryl-CoA dehydrogenase encodes MADIARVGVVGCGQMGAGIAEVCARSGLDVKVAETTGEALEIGRTRLHNSLSKAAERGKITAEERDETLARLSFTTDLGEFADRDLVIEAVVENEQVKTEIFQVLDQVVTRRDAILASNTSSIPLVKLAVATSRPDQVIGIHFFNPAPVQRLVELIPALTTSDETVKRAETVVQDILGKHPIRAQDRSGFVVNALLIPYLLSAIRMFESGIASREDIDNGMEMGCAHPMGPLKLADLIGLDTVASVADSMYAEYKEPLYAAPPLLQRMVDAGRLGRKTGSGFYPYA; translated from the coding sequence ATGGCCGACATTGCACGCGTCGGGGTGGTCGGCTGTGGCCAGATGGGCGCAGGCATCGCGGAGGTGTGCGCCCGCAGCGGCCTCGACGTCAAGGTGGCCGAGACCACCGGCGAGGCGCTGGAGATCGGCCGCACCCGGCTCCACAACTCCCTCTCGAAGGCAGCCGAACGCGGCAAGATCACCGCTGAGGAGCGCGACGAGACCCTCGCCCGTCTCAGCTTCACCACCGACCTCGGCGAGTTCGCCGACCGCGACCTCGTCATCGAGGCCGTCGTGGAGAACGAGCAGGTCAAGACCGAGATCTTCCAGGTGCTCGACCAGGTGGTGACCCGGCGGGACGCGATCCTCGCCTCCAACACCTCCTCCATCCCGCTGGTGAAGCTGGCCGTCGCGACCTCCCGCCCGGACCAGGTCATCGGCATCCACTTCTTCAACCCGGCCCCGGTGCAGCGGCTCGTCGAGCTGATCCCCGCGCTGACGACGTCGGACGAGACGGTCAAGCGGGCCGAGACCGTGGTGCAGGACATACTCGGCAAGCACCCGATCCGCGCCCAGGACCGCTCCGGCTTCGTGGTCAACGCGCTGCTGATCCCGTACCTGCTCTCCGCGATCCGGATGTTCGAGTCGGGCATCGCCAGCCGCGAGGACATCGACAACGGCATGGAGATGGGCTGCGCCCACCCGATGGGCCCGCTCAAGCTCGCCGACCTGATCGGTCTGGACACCGTGGCGTCGGTCGCGGACTCGATGTACGCCGAGTACAAGGAGCCGCTGTACGCCGCTCCCCCGCTGCTCCAGCGCATGGTCGACGCGGGCCGGCTCGGCCGCAAGACGGGCTCGGGCTTCTACCCGTACGCCTGA
- a CDS encoding DUF1918 domain-containing protein, whose amino-acid sequence MEAHTGDRLLTHGRTVGEHDRVAEIVEVLGAGGTPPYRVRFGDGHEHLVAPGPDSVVQHDAVRDPGS is encoded by the coding sequence ATGGAGGCACACACGGGCGACCGGCTGCTGACGCACGGCAGGACCGTGGGCGAGCACGACCGGGTCGCGGAGATCGTCGAAGTGCTCGGTGCCGGGGGCACTCCCCCGTACCGCGTCCGCTTCGGCGACGGACACGAACATCTCGTCGCACCCGGCCCGGACAGCGTCGTCCAGCACGACGCCGTCCGGGACCCGGGGTCCTAG
- a CDS encoding NUDIX domain-containing protein, with the protein MQWTNLNEQTVYENRWFRVNLADVVLPDGHHLDHFVIRLRAVAAATVVNEANEVLLLWRHRFITDSWGWEIAAGVVEDGEEPAAAAAREMEEETGWRPGPLHPLLTVEPSNGLTDARHHFYWGEQAAWTGDPCDAFESSRREWIPLKLVPDMIARGEVPAAGMAASLMMLHHLRLG; encoded by the coding sequence GTGCAGTGGACGAACCTGAACGAACAAACTGTGTATGAGAACCGATGGTTCCGGGTCAATCTGGCCGATGTCGTCCTCCCCGACGGACATCACCTCGACCACTTCGTGATCCGGCTCCGCGCGGTCGCGGCGGCCACCGTCGTCAACGAGGCGAATGAGGTCCTGCTGCTGTGGCGGCACCGGTTCATCACCGACAGCTGGGGCTGGGAGATCGCCGCCGGGGTGGTCGAGGACGGCGAGGAGCCCGCCGCGGCGGCCGCCCGGGAGATGGAGGAGGAGACCGGCTGGCGCCCCGGCCCGCTGCACCCGCTGCTGACCGTGGAGCCGTCGAACGGCCTCACCGACGCCCGGCACCACTTCTACTGGGGCGAGCAGGCCGCCTGGACGGGCGATCCCTGCGACGCCTTCGAGTCCTCGCGCCGCGAGTGGATACCGCTCAAGCTGGTGCCCGACATGATCGCGCGCGGCGAGGTCCCGGCGGCGGGCATGGCGGCCAGCCTGATGATGCTGCACCACTTACGGCTGGGCTGA